Proteins encoded together in one Diabrotica undecimpunctata isolate CICGRU chromosome 3, icDiaUnde3, whole genome shotgun sequence window:
- the LOC140435820 gene encoding uncharacterized protein, translating into MQDLKHSGRISFIDNFYTSVKLLSEGKYVCGTLRSNRKWNPKDVCAKKLKKGHIYGEQNENGVRVLKWVNKRQVLMISTVPHQTDKQIPSGRKNRQGEEVLKPPAIIEYNQAKKGVDISDQMSSYYTCLRKTLKWYKKVIFEIILGTCVFNAWVIHSSHNEAKNKLDMLRFREKLIQGLLSDTEEIATKEIRVVHDVSCNRCPRKRSRSSHRLGKYEGNARKSRKRCSNC; encoded by the coding sequence ATGCAGGATCTTAAACATTCGGGAAGAATTTCGTTTATAGATAACTTCTATACAAGTGTCAAACTCTTAAGCGAAGGAAAATATGTCTGTGGTACTTTACGGAGTAATAGGAAGTGGAATCCTAAAGATGTATGCGCTAAAAAGCTGAAAAAGGGACATATTTACGGCGAGCAGAACGAAAATGGGGTTCGTGTCTTAAAATGGGTAAATAAGCGACAAGTACTAATGATAAGTACTGTACCACATCAAACTGATAAACAGATTCCGAGTGGACGTAAAAACCGACAAGGTGAAGAAGTACTAAAACCCCCCGCTATCATTGAGTACAATCAGGCCAAAAAAGGAGTTGACATTTCAGATCAGATGTCTTCTTATTACACATGCCTCCGAAAAACTCTGAAGTGGTATAAGAAGGTTATTTTTGAGATTATTCTCGGAACATGTGTTTTTAATGCATGGGTGATACATAGCTCTCACAACGAAGCTAAAAACAAACTTGACATGCTACGATTTAGAGAAAAACTTATACAAGGATTGCTATCCGATACTGAAGAAATTGCCACTAAAGAAATAAGAGTAGTGCATGATGTTTCGTGTAATAGATGTCCGAGAAAACGAAGTAGAAGTAGCCATAGGCTAGGGAAATATGAAGGAAATGCGAGAAAAAGCAGAAAACGATGTTCTAATTGCTAA